In one Bradyrhizobium sp. 4 genomic region, the following are encoded:
- a CDS encoding phage tail tube protein: MSGLVPSTNQTKQSYSRKVAANYGVKPTNPAWQEFQNGTFGLKASPTRGRSNDRRGDGQAAGTFLTDLSNAGSVGTELKFKHLDDLFEAMMKSQWLTQAVIQVLTIDTEISDVSTTAVTVSAGGASFKTGHLTRTLGFTTAGNNKVARVASSTATAITYPAATFVAESNPIPVGASVRVIGFQGASGDLVATVTGGNGLTSTLLDFTTLGNGVGVGRWVWIGDITAAGNKFATAGCNGWARISAVAAQRLSFDIVPSGFAADAGTGKTVAVYTGDFLKNGTTIWAFDWEGQQSGVTTPMYEYFYDTLVNGFTMTLAGGKEITTSFDFMGNQADAIGTVRYTGSTDTVPPTYGTMTCTTNVGDLTEGGVTLMGGVNCMSSGSIKIANNIGRDPVVGPLGASATNVGAFTVTGNIDTYLADPTIMAKGINNTLSSFVTFTGNNAGDKEGYRWDVPAIRLTPDSEVGASNQARKVSGPFDAEPHPTLGYTMSIGRFWYMPS, translated from the coding sequence ATGAGCGGCCTTGTTCCCTCAACCAACCAGACCAAACAATCCTATAGCCGCAAGGTCGCGGCGAACTACGGCGTCAAGCCGACCAATCCGGCCTGGCAGGAATTCCAGAACGGCACGTTCGGCCTGAAGGCCTCGCCGACCCGCGGCCGCAGCAACGATCGCCGCGGCGATGGCCAGGCCGCCGGCACCTTCCTCACCGATCTCTCCAACGCGGGCTCAGTCGGTACCGAACTGAAATTCAAGCACCTCGACGATCTCTTCGAGGCGATGATGAAGAGCCAGTGGCTCACTCAGGCCGTCATCCAGGTATTGACGATCGACACCGAGATCAGCGACGTCTCGACCACGGCGGTGACGGTGTCCGCCGGCGGCGCCAGTTTCAAGACCGGCCATTTGACGCGTACCCTGGGCTTCACGACCGCAGGCAACAACAAGGTTGCGCGCGTGGCCTCGTCGACCGCCACCGCGATCACCTATCCAGCTGCGACCTTCGTCGCCGAGAGCAATCCGATCCCGGTCGGTGCCAGCGTGCGGGTGATCGGCTTTCAGGGCGCCAGCGGCGACCTGGTCGCGACCGTCACCGGCGGCAACGGTCTCACCTCGACCCTGCTGGACTTCACCACGCTGGGCAATGGCGTCGGCGTCGGGCGCTGGGTCTGGATCGGCGACATCACCGCCGCGGGCAACAAGTTCGCCACGGCCGGCTGTAACGGCTGGGCACGGATCTCCGCCGTCGCGGCGCAGCGCCTGTCGTTTGACATCGTGCCGAGCGGGTTTGCGGCCGATGCCGGCACGGGCAAGACCGTCGCGGTCTACACCGGTGACTTCCTGAAGAACGGCACCACGATTTGGGCCTTCGACTGGGAAGGTCAGCAGAGCGGTGTCACCACGCCGATGTACGAGTACTTCTACGACACGCTGGTCAACGGCTTCACGATGACGCTCGCCGGCGGCAAGGAGATCACCACCTCGTTCGATTTCATGGGCAACCAGGCCGACGCGATCGGGACCGTGCGCTACACCGGCTCGACCGATACGGTGCCGCCGACCTACGGCACCATGACCTGCACCACCAATGTCGGCGACCTCACCGAGGGCGGCGTCACGCTGATGGGCGGCGTCAACTGCATGAGCTCGGGCTCGATCAAGATCGCCAACAACATCGGCCGCGATCCCGTGGTCGGCCCGCTCGGAGCGTCGGCGACCAATGTCGGCGCCTTCACCGTGACGGGCAATATCGACACCTATCTCGCCGATCCCACCATCATGGCGAAGGGCATCAACAACACGCTGTCCTCGTTCGTGACCTTCACCGGCAACAATGCCGGCGACAAGGAAGGGTATCGCTGGGACGTCCCGGCGATCCGCCTGACCCCGGATTCCGAGGTCGGCGCCTCCAACCAGGCCCGCAAGGTCTCCGGTCCGTTCGACGCCGAGCCGCATCCGACGCTCGGCTACACCATGTCGATTGGCCGCTTCTGGTACATGCCGTCCTAA
- a CDS encoding tail fiber protein: MTSVRPKARILELSTTSGSGPFALAGAPDGSYNTFASFMAVGDQTYVTVVEPGVAFWSGVATYSATNQLTLTTVEEVKGTFGAGTKEVMAGSLASTSMLREDTAGGIITGGTSTAYTMSSFRKFLSKAAMNGAEVAFTVHATNGANPTLNVDGLGGDTIIIDTASGITPVPPGTLITGGVYSAVYYNTGNNWRLKDFYQLPFTVPIGGMIDYFGISTPSSNFVFPFGQNVSRTTYAALFALFGTAFGVGDGSTTFGLPDLRGRVTAGADNMGGSAAGRLTDAVAGIDSLGDAGGAQSRTLITANLPPYTPSGALSISNGAITINGAVNYVYSDSGGGGLGGGGNFGHAGYNNLSASQAASTGTLVGVAQGGTSTPVLNVQPTIVVNKLLRII, encoded by the coding sequence ATGACCTCCGTCCGCCCCAAGGCGCGCATCCTTGAATTGTCGACCACGTCGGGCAGCGGCCCATTCGCGCTCGCCGGCGCGCCCGACGGCTCCTACAACACGTTCGCTTCCTTCATGGCGGTCGGCGATCAGACCTATGTGACCGTCGTCGAGCCGGGTGTCGCGTTTTGGAGTGGCGTTGCCACCTATAGCGCGACGAACCAGCTGACGCTGACCACGGTCGAGGAGGTTAAGGGCACCTTCGGCGCTGGCACCAAGGAGGTGATGGCGGGCTCACTGGCCTCGACGTCGATGCTGCGCGAAGACACCGCTGGGGGCATCATCACGGGTGGGACGTCGACAGCGTACACCATGTCGTCGTTTCGGAAGTTTTTATCCAAAGCCGCGATGAACGGAGCAGAGGTGGCGTTCACCGTTCACGCGACCAACGGCGCAAATCCCACACTCAATGTCGATGGCCTGGGCGGGGACACGATCATCATTGACACAGCGAGCGGCATCACGCCCGTGCCGCCAGGCACGCTGATCACCGGTGGTGTCTATAGCGCCGTCTATTACAACACCGGCAACAATTGGCGACTGAAGGATTTTTATCAGCTTCCGTTCACGGTCCCCATTGGAGGGATGATCGACTATTTCGGCATCTCTACCCCGTCAAGCAACTTCGTATTCCCGTTTGGGCAAAACGTAAGCCGGACTACCTACGCTGCATTGTTTGCGCTGTTCGGTACGGCTTTTGGCGTCGGAGATGGCTCCACGACATTTGGTCTTCCTGACTTGCGCGGGCGTGTCACGGCCGGCGCCGACAATATGGGCGGGTCCGCTGCTGGTCGCCTTACCGATGCCGTTGCGGGTATAGATAGCCTTGGCGATGCAGGAGGTGCTCAATCGCGCACTCTCATCACTGCCAATCTTCCGCCGTACACGCCTTCCGGTGCTCTCTCCATTTCGAATGGAGCTATCACGATCAACGGCGCCGTAAACTATGTCTATAGCGACTCTGGCGGTGGTGGCCTCGGTGGCGGCGGCAACTTCGGTCACGCCGGCTACAATAACCTTTCCGCATCGCAAGCTGCTTCGACGGGTACGCTGGTAGGTGTGGCGCAGGGTGGCACCAGCACGCCGGTTCTAAACGTTCAACCGACGATAGTTGTCAACAAACTCCTTAGGATTATTTAG
- a CDS encoding FkbM family methyltransferase: MPFLDAYEDARFMSRCLRYRFRTERLQLKTLAGLRLKGATVLDIGANKGIYSYWLARAVGPSGNVVAFEPQPEMARYIDDRKRTFKLVNVRVMNTALSKEPGTATLTRARVGDGSASLEPSRLQVDQLNVPLTTLDSMCIPNLRFIKCDVEGHEMNVFSGAELTLRALRPIVQFEALPAETAKLFSFFEALGYSGVMFLGNRYLPCSNPDRVEHYKFGLEGHRDYLFFPPEAIGSTIPPSIYRQFPK, from the coding sequence ATGCCGTTTTTAGATGCGTACGAGGATGCGCGCTTCATGTCGCGCTGCCTTCGGTATCGGTTCAGAACAGAACGTCTTCAGCTAAAGACGCTGGCGGGCCTTAGATTGAAGGGCGCTACCGTTCTCGATATCGGCGCGAACAAAGGCATCTACTCGTACTGGCTGGCGCGCGCTGTAGGACCGTCCGGCAATGTCGTAGCTTTCGAGCCCCAACCGGAGATGGCGCGCTACATCGACGACAGGAAGCGCACTTTCAAACTGGTAAACGTCAGAGTTATGAACACCGCACTCTCGAAAGAGCCCGGTACAGCGACGTTAACGCGAGCTCGCGTTGGAGACGGGAGCGCGTCTCTGGAGCCGAGCCGATTGCAAGTTGATCAACTTAACGTCCCGCTCACGACGCTCGACAGCATGTGCATACCCAATCTGAGATTCATCAAGTGCGACGTTGAAGGACACGAGATGAACGTCTTTTCAGGAGCGGAACTAACATTAAGAGCTCTCCGCCCGATCGTGCAATTCGAAGCCCTGCCCGCCGAAACTGCGAAGCTCTTCAGCTTTTTCGAGGCCCTTGGATATTCAGGTGTCATGTTTCTTGGCAATCGCTACTTGCCTTGCTCAAATCCCGATCGCGTCGAGCACTACAAATTTGGCCTAGAGGGCCATCGGGATTATCTTTTTTTCCCGCCTGAAGCCATCGGCTCAACCATACCGCCTTCGATCTACCGCCAGTTTCCTAAATAA